From Acipenser ruthenus chromosome 36, fAciRut3.2 maternal haplotype, whole genome shotgun sequence:
gctctgtctttcgggtgagacgtagttgtaagtgactctgcagctgatgcatagttcacacacactagtctctgtaagtcaccttggataaaggcgtctgctaaataaaacacataataataatataataatataacatgGGTGTCTGTGGATAGGTGCTTGGGGTGGCACTTGCAAAAGCACAACGTACAAACTCCGCAAACCATAAATAAAATCCATGTTTGATGCAGCTGTGTTGTATTTGCTTCATTTTATAACTTGCATGATTTATACCGTGATATTAGGGTTACCGTGGGATTTATTTTTAAGGTTATCAAACCGTGGAAATGTTATGCCATCCCATCCCTACTCCCAATGACAGAAGATGATAAaattatcagattttttttttcttcaaatgcgAGTACTCGGTGGACCTTCCTGAATTATAgtacattttggccaattttacaACTATGTCTCGTACATTTCATATAAATACGATAATTATCGTAGGTGCCCTACAGGGTAAGTGCTTCTGGAGAACAAGGGCATGACCGGAGGTGAAGCATGTGCTATGAGAGACACTAAAGTCAACGTTTTTTGGTTTGAAAGTAAAGGTCTGGGCAGGGTGTTTTGCTGCAgtataacatttatatatttttttcccactagtttttttcatttcttttgctGGTATGCTATActgtcagtttttcttttcttaccgGCTCACACCGCCTCACTTTAATCACTGCATTTAATGTACATCTTTTAATAGTGAAACCACAGTtgtgtttaaatagacattaaCAAAAATTGTAAAATTCTCAAGTAGAGGCAACACGATAAAACACATGTGCGGTTCAAACATAACTCAGCAGTGTACAGGTgtgatacagatttatttttccttGTTTGAACTTTATTATTCATTGAGAATGAttacttttataaaaacaaacgtGCCATTGAACTTGTACCATTAAGTAATTTCTTAACGTATTGAAAACTGCTAGTATTACCTATGAAGAGAATTACACTAGTATTTTGCTGACGTTTTGACTGGAGCTGTTTTAACCCAGTTATTAGTGAGTTTGGCATGTCATTGCTTGAAAGCCGTTTCCAGCAATAAACCCAGTATACTTTATTCAAGAGGCCCGCTTGCATTTATCCAACCCACGTCTGGCCCTTTACCCTTTTGTAAACCTTAGCTtacagagatcaaagaacagGAAAAGTAGGATATatatctatttgttaatgtggattgaaggaggagaagcattggcagcagATTCTAAGCAATTCCCCAAATACGATCTTTAtaaccagagaaagaaagatgaaatcattccatcttcatactgtgGTGGAAACAATTCAACTGTCTTCGGCAGTTGATGAGCAAAAGATAAAATTCTCGCAGATATGTTTCAGAGGCGTTATTTCAGAAGATCTGGGGGGAGGGGCAGGGGGGGCATAGTTGTGTCAAATAGCATAGTTGTGTCAAACAGCACCACTgccccaaatagcatcatgaatgagagaACGCAGGCCTTTGTCAACACTGTTCTTTTTCTTCAAATAAATTATACAGCATGTGTAATGCAGGTATTTTTAAAAGCAcggcactggtttataacaaactcgaaAATGAGTTTCCACTATGTCTCATTTTATGCTAATAACgtgtcttggggggggggggggtcaataaGCGGAAAAAATAATGGAGAATAATATAGACCTACAACAAATCTGGGGGGGGCAACTGCACCCACACCCCCAGCCACATACCAGATGATGCCGATGATGTGTTTTGACCCTCAGACCAGCCAAATTAACAGAATCCTGACAGCGTAAAACTACAGCCTTAAAACCCAATCCTTTCTGCCAGAGCCCTGAAATAAGGAGGTAGACTTTTAAGATAACACAAACAATGTTTTTCTCTTTTAGTCTGTGGACCTCTCCCAAAAGAGAAATTTGAGACGTGTGACAGCAAAGGATTGAGCAACTGCACCAAAATCGGACACTCGTGTTACCAGTACTTCCGAGGGCCTCTGTCTTTTTATTGTGCCAATGTAAGAATCttgattctgtgtgtctgtctgtctgtccctgcaGTCAGCAAATACTACAGTACAGCTTAAGTGTCTGCAAATTTGTTTCAACACAATTTatttaccagcattattattattaatagcgatGTAGAGTAGCCAGTGATTTCATtagctttaaatgtcattttattgtttttatttatttttaaagttacacTTCTCCTTAGTATTTAATAGTGTTCTGCTCCAGTCATTCTcaatggttctgggttctgttgcttctCCAATATCAAGTTCTTATTTGAAATCTGCCTTTACCCAGCTTTGAGCTGCTTTCAGCTTGTCTGGACAATCCTATGTGAGCTGAACAACCTTAGCCTCCACCCTTCCATATCTctctctattttatatatatatatatatatatatatatatatatatatatatatagagagagagagagagagagagagagagagatgtatatgtatatgtgtgtgtgtgtgtgtgtgtgtgtgtgtgtgtgtgtgtgtgtgttaaggtaAAAGTTCAAATCTAGTAAATCTTTAGTTTTACCGGTGACTGTTAACATATAACAAGTAATGTGGTAAATGGCTGGAATTCTCAAGAAAGCTATTGCTTGAtaaatccactgctggatgaaggcatCCCCAAGATTCTTCTACAAAAGCTTGTCTTCTGCAtccctcatccatgttgctccagCGAGTTTcttaatttcatcttgccatcttcctggaggccTTCTTCTTGGtctctttatatctcttgggatccagcaatggtctgttcttcttgctacatggcCAGTCCACTGCAGTTTCAGTTTttttgctcttataataacattgcatacttttgtttgtgctcttatccattccttccttttcctgtctcttcttgttattcccagcatgcatctttccatactccattGAGTCGTTTatcatttttgagtcatttttacaTTGAGGGTCAAGGTTTCACatctgtaagttagcactggcagcacgcattggttgAAGACTTTCCTtgtgaggcataagggtagtttccctttcagaaacatgcttaatcttccaaaggcactccagcccatttttgctcttctgttgatttcgcacatttggttctcagTTGCCAAAACTAACTGTCTTAAGTAtgcgtagttattgacttcttcaagcttgatcccattcatggggtttccatgctggacaatttacacgtgaaatggcaatgcgcgtgcacgtttgggagaattactcgtgtaaatcaggtttgtggatggaaaaaacagccaaagagagGGACAGGTTGAATCTCATTTACACGTGTAAATGATGACAAACACGGGAAAATCCATgcccagttttgcatggaaacctggatttcacatgtaaatgttagTGAGCTTGTTTATTCTTAAGGGAGCAGGTCAGCTGTCACTGTGGATTCCGagacggcagaaagtaagtggctgatgcgtggttttatggttagcagtggtgtagttcaccttaatgataatgcgagcagcttttttattattgttttttgcagtttctgtcctgtcatgttgtatatatcttgtgggtttgttctctgcaaattcgaTTAGTCTGTCGCCCCTCTCGTTCCTGTCGCCATGTCCAACTTTGCTGACCGAATTCTCGTCCTCTATTTTGGCgttgaagtcaccgatgatgaactTATATGGCTCTTCCCATTTTTGTGTAGTTTTTGTACTTCATAAAAATCTTCAACTTCATCCGAATAGgttgttgttggtgcatatacttggatgacctgaagttcatacttccttgaaactttgACTATCAGTCTTGTGGACCTCTCTGATGAGCTGTCAATCTCTACTacgttattcttgattctcttaTGGACAATGAATCCAACGCCTCCTGTTTGTCTATCTGTAGTGCCTTggtagaagagaagatgtccactTGAGTTCTACTAGTCCTTAGTCTTTTCACCATATTTTGTTTAGTCCTACtatgtcccacttgattcttccaagttctttcaactcttgaagtcttgcttcacctgaatGACAGctgcagttgtacgtggccagggtcagtgttctgtggcagcctaaaatcgTGGTTCTTAGCACCATCTGCCTTCATGCCTAACTGGCCACTGCTTTGGTCGGTGGCAATCCAGCCTCCTGGGAATGAGagccatgtttttgtctgtgctttcatcatggggtggttggccataactcaccacACTGGCCAGGCaggttggtgagtgccccttccactttggctgagtatgttactcaagctttcacagcatggttgaagctgccagagtcaggggaccccgctgtacttcatcttgagaacccgttgtcaccctcctgccactttgagtcagtggaagttggactttaggaggtatatatatatatatatactgagccaGCCATTATTCTATTTATATTATGTTTCTGAAAATATAATATATGTGGGCTTgtaatcccacctccgccactgactcacggtgtgaccctgagcaaatcactttgacacgtaaaaccaaggtcctattgtaagcggctctgcagcagcagttgtgatgcatagttcaccccctagtccctgtaagtcgctttggataaaattgTCTGCTAatcagctaataataataataataacaataataataataataataataataataatatatgtatagagtagtgtgcacatttattagaacaccccattgcttatgTAGTTTTGATTCATTGTGCAGAAATCAAACCAAAGCCCTGGtaaattgtcaaaatagacaaATCATTGACTGTGTGATtatattgatgactttaataagccatacatgcaattcatttcaaatgggaagagaaaaggaacacagagccacaagtggtaaaatgcaggagactttttagaggttgtttaagatgcctaattaaagcagaaAGTGATTTAACATGGCTTGAATCTTCTTTACACCAGAGAGTTGAGAAAGTGCATAGATACAACACCAAAAAGATGAAAAAGCTGTTATTGATGCTAAGAGTGGTCATATTAAATGTTTGCATTACAGACACTTTCAGAcatagctgtgtttttatttctgaaTTAGTTTCATGTAATATGAATTTGCCAAAATGTTTTGGGAAGCTCAGTTCCTCTGTTTTTTCTTCTATCTGTAGGAGTTTTGCAGAAATCGAGGGTGTGGAGGACACCTGGCTTCAATCCACAGTTCAAGGGAGAACAACTTGGTCTTTAATCTTGTGCGGCAAGGGAGCCCCTCGAACCCAAGAGGCTGGATCGGGGGGCTCAGGTTTCCCAAGGTAAAGGTCACGGAAACCTAAATATGGGGCGGCCCAGCAGCGTGAATGGgattttatttccatcc
This genomic window contains:
- the LOC117402103 gene encoding galactose-specific lectin nattectin-like, whose translation is MKAAFLLCLLCSLTLTLAFVCGPLPKEKFETCDSKGLSNCTKIGHSCYQYFRGPLSFYCANEFCRNRGCGGHLASIHSSRENNLVFNLVRQGSPSNPRGWIGGLRFPKTNLFIWSDGTKWDYNYWAAHQPDNWHSSEDCVHFTENNPLQWNDLSCSTPQGFVCKFHHRG